One segment of Purpureocillium takamizusanense chromosome 7, complete sequence DNA contains the following:
- a CDS encoding uncharacterized protein (EggNog:ENOG503P3K2~COG:C): MRPTLRVLARYLEPGTPTGLTGLWTHGTPRSTLLYLYGSTLNKLQAIPETSLYRQSVEAVTKHRMSLVEQTVPPGYNEWAAKARELVSKNAEQFRVASGRVDGSEARTVKLGDRIFVVGSKHEEGDVRIEEWNGEEDEGGELEGIRTPEERKDQVIWAERKPLEDHEKVEWEEEPQLTAEQIHELEQKIGAGLIEEVIQVAESELTLIDTMEKSKIWEDLEEKPVEGQWEYFDRKSM; this comes from the exons ATGCGGCCAACACTTCGTGTGCTCGCCCGCTACCTCGAGCCAGGCACGCCCACCGGCCTGACGGGGTTGTGGACTCACGGCACGCCCCGGTCCACCCTGCTCTACCTGTATGGCAGCACTCTCAACAAGCTGCAAGCGATCCCCGAGACCTCGCTCTACCGCCAGTCCGTCGAAGCCGTCACCAAGCACCGCAtgagcctcgtcgagcagacCGTTCCCCCGGGATACAACGAGTGGGCCGCCAAGGCCCGCGAGCTGGTCAGCAAGAACGCTGAGCAGTTCCGCGTGGCCAGCGGCCGCGTGGATGGCAGCGAGGCGCGGAccgtcaagctcggcgaTCGCATCTTTGTCGTTGGCTCCAAgcacgaggagggcgacgtgAGAATTGAGGAGTGgaacggcgaggaggacgagggcggcgagctcgagggcatccGGACCCCCGAGGAGAGGAAAGACCAGGTCATATGGGCCGAGCGCAAACCCCTGGAGGACCACGAGAAGGTCGAGTGGGAAGAGGAGCCCCAGTTGACGGCCGAGCA GATTCACGAATTGGAGCAAAAGATTGGCGCCGGCCTCATCGAAGAGGTCATTCAGGTGGCCGAAAGCGAGTTGACGCTGATTGACACGATGGAAAAATCCAAGAT CTGGGAGGACCTGGAAGAGAAGCCTGTCGAGGGCCAGTGGGAGTACTTCGACCGAAAGTCCATGTAA
- a CDS encoding uncharacterized protein (COG:S~EggNog:ENOG503P39R) yields MTGKRKRVGPVGADEFESSGLKHNDRASGAINPFSRTPSERHQLHVAGLSDTEEDPTHGIKHFPHRGFGRRVSIKGVDGSGGELFDNDDDDEHGQRASQAPEAIQGARRSTPADPRGSHLDVLLRAIHQFLDRGQVALAAKAYALVLQLRPGSRPIDVRQHGLWALGAEILMREGEDVTPRPPVAGGGGAAAAAAHGSGPPVPALVKQEAGDGDGFSARQPTASAAGQSSMFPTSHGSDRVPRRWGSPSNMPKVKAYFETLIQQHPYDYKFPRSVSALDFQLAMLGCEIYNVYAEHRWALARAEAEVEVPEDEDQQSLAGVSNNEDHGRGYGREEASDPQSRLDVRKDEIRLRAVAGMDDITRRMDTLMQQLPYRKSHHFLRMRATASLYLADLVVPAGQVAGEHVHHAELRRQRELETAVNVLDRLLENGGELDDVARAVLEGQHVKAEEYLSPPPLYPSLPIRGV; encoded by the coding sequence ATGACCGGTAAGCGAAAACGCGTCGGCCCGGTCGGAGCAGATGAGTTTGAAAGCTCTGGCTTGAAGCATAATGATCGGGCAAGTGGCGCCATCAACCCGTTCAGTCGGACGCCGAGTGAGCGGCACCAGCTGCACGTCGCTGGACTGTCCGACACGGAGGAGGACCCGACGCACGGCATCAAGCATTTCCCGCACCGCGGCTTCGGTAGACGCGTCTCTATCAAGGGCGTGGACGGTAGCGGTGGTGAACTattcgacaacgacgacgacgatgagcacGGCCAGCGGGCGTCCCAGGCACCAGAGGCCATCCAAGGTGCCCGCCGCTCCACGCCCGCGGACCCCAGGGGCAGCCACCTGGACGTCCTACTGCGCGCAATACACCAGTTCCTGGACCGGGGGCAggtggccctcgccgccaaagcgTATGCGCTCGTCCTGCAGTTGCGCCCCGGCAGCCGGCCCATCGACGTCCGTCAGCACGGCCTGTgggcgctcggcgccgagatCCTGATGCGCGAGGGTGAGGATGTtacgccgcggccgcccgtcgcgggaggaggaggagcagcagcagcagcagcacacggcAGCGGGCCGCCTGTTCCAGCGCTCGTGAAGCAGGAGGcgggagacggcgacggcttcAGCGCCCGTCAACCCACGGCATCTGCTGCCGGCCAGTCATCCATGTTCCCCACAAGTCATGGCAGCGACCGCGTCCCTCGCCGATGGGGGTCGCCGTCCAACATgcccaaggtcaaggccTACTTCGAGACGCTCATACAGCAGCACCCGTACGACTACAAGTTCCcgcgcagcgtctcggcgtTGGACTTTCAGCTGGCCATGCTCGGCTGCGAAATCTACAACGTCTATGCTGAGCACCGTTGGGCCCTTGCAcgtgccgaggccgaggtcgaagtcccggaggacgaggaccagcAAAGCCTCGCAGGTGTGTCCAACAACGAGGACCACGGACGAGGATACGGTCGGGAGGAGGCGTCCGATCCGCAATCGAGGCTGGATGTGCGCAAGGACGAGATTCGACTGCGTGCCGTGGCCGGCATGGACGATATCACAAGGAGGATGGACACGCTTATGCAGCAGCTGCCTTATCGTAAGAGCCATCACTTCCTCCGCATGCGCGCGACAGCCTCGCTCTACCTGGCAGATCTGGTTGTGCCTGCCGGCCAGGTGGCGGGCGAACATGTGCACCATGCTGAACTGAGGAGGCAGAGGGAGCTCGAGACCGCGGTCAATGTCCTCGACAGACTGCTTGAGAACGGTGGAGAGCTAGATGATGTCGCTCGGGCGGTCCTCGAAGGGCAGCACGTCAAAGCGGAGGAATACttgtcaccgccgccactctATCCATCGCTCCCCATTCGAGGTGTGTGA
- a CDS encoding uncharacterized protein (EggNog:ENOG503P0P2~COG:S): protein MADQRMPPPDASSRQVSSAQTATLSSVRPRTRRLISIADSDITRAASPRMPADEGGGGLLSVYSASTSRAASPRPPAGTAGGTLGQFLGDTWAQSWNSVQGLASSLTGASSGFNAPATRFPRQGRSRSSSHKGGTGKTQSTWGPAPPPRNPGPDDIATGSLAEREAALKAARTASVLESHDNVNGGLDTAGKHKRRNSDDVASTDRSQPEDCLVYIHRVAVNDTYAGIILRFKCREDVFRRANGLWSRDSIQTRKWVAIPVDACEVRGRPCDPPTWHKSPEVDLLAPTPGGPNDSSTEAHDDFFTSKATRSGASEGEATTQDEDGPWTHVRWVQVDSIKEPVQIGRMPRQALGYFPPRRKKSVATLSTVSTPRESSDISSLPPSSMERIPSRRKSSLSSVHQLSGTPFSIRSRVGSDARDNRPAWMRGPGGVGSMGRNTRTPGPDKDYLNSWARRHLPALNIEGLPSMSVMGSETARFGFSSEPSAIVESSFEQGRDTSSTSRQGSGLDRAAAAVETWLRGALAKRPNTPMVGGRTGWPAVLSAEQESSDLIELADTGSDDGRIAARDSAALSMAFPSTSGRSDVGSGLIRGRGAAASWASHDRQKSD from the coding sequence ATGGCTGATCAgcgcatgccgccgccggatgCCTCGTCGCGCCAGGTGTCGTCTGCCCAGACCGCCACTCTGAGCTCCGTCCGCCCTCGGACACGTCGCCTCATTTCCATTGCCGACAGCGATATAACCCGAGCGGCCTCACCGCGGATGCCcgctgacgagggcggcggcggcctcttaTCAGTGTACAGTGCATCCACaagccgggcggcgagcccacGCCCCCCTGCTggcacggccggcggcacaTTAGGACAGTTTTTGGGCGACACATGGGCGCAGAGCTGGAACTCGGTCCAAGGGCTCGCCTCTTCGCTCACAGGAGCCAGCTCCGGCTTCAACGCGCCTGCCACGCGCTTTCCGCGGCAAGGGAGGTCCCGATCGAGTAGTCACAAAGGCGGCACAGGCAAGACTCAGTCTACATGGGGCCCGGCTCCTCCACCGCGGAACCCCGGACCAGACGACATTGCAACTGGGTCGTtggccgagcgagaggcTGCGCTGAAAGCTGCCAGGACGGCGAGCGTCCTTGAGAGCCATGATAACGTCAATGGCGGGCTGGACACTGCTGGGAAACACAAACGCCGCAACTCAGACGACGTGGCATCCACCGACAGGTCGCAGCCGGAGGATTGCCTTGTCTACATCCATCGCGTCGCGGTCAACGACACATATGCCGGCATCATTCTCCGCTTCAAGTGCCGCGAGGACGTATTCCGGCGCGCCAACGGGCTCTGGAGTCGAGACAGCATTCAGACACGAAAATGGGTTGCGATACCCGTGGATGCGTGCGAGGTACGCGGTCGACCATGTGACCCCCCCACGTGGCATAAGTCGCCGGAGGTTGACCTCCTTGCGCCTACGCCTGGAGGGCCTAATGACAGCTCGACCGAAGCGCACGATGATTTCTTCACGAGTAAGGCGACCAGGAGCGGAGCTTCAGAAGGGGAGGCGACGACTCAGGATGAGGACGGGCCATGGACCCATGTCCGCTGGGTCCAAGTAGATTCCATCAAGGAACCCGTTCAGATCGGCCGCATGCCCAGGCAAGCCCTGGGATACTTTCCTCCGCGGCGGAAGAAGAGCGTGGCGACACTGTCGACGGTGTCAACGCCGCGGGAGAGCTCGGACATCTCCAGTCTTCCCCCAAGTTCCATGGAGCGGATCCCATCACGAAGGAAAAGCTCGCTGAGCAGTGTGCACCAGCTTTCTGGGACACCGTTTTCCATTCGCAGTCGTGTGGGGAGCGATGCTCGGGACAATCGGCCTGCCTGGATGCGAGGGCCGGGCGGCGTAGGGTCGATGGGAAGAAACACACGGACACCAGGGCCTGACAAGGACTACCTCAACTCATGGGCAAGGAGACACCTCCCAGCGCTCAACATCGAGGGTCTCCCGTCCATGTCCGTCATGGGTTCGGAGACTGCGCGCTTTGGCTTCTCATCTGAGCCGTCGGCGATCGTTGAGAGCTCGTTTGAGCAGGGACGCGACACCAGTTCCACATCGCGGCAGGGAAGCGGCTTGGacagggccgcggcggcggtcgagacGTGGTTGCGCGGAGCCCTAGCCAAGCGTCCAAACACGCCCATGGTCGGGGGTCGGACAGGCTGGCCCGCAGTTCTGTCTGCCGAGCAAGAGAGCAGCGACCTGATTGAGCTCGCAGACACTgggagcgacgacggcaggaTAGCAGCCCGCGATAGCGCAGCGCTTTCAATGGCCTTTCCCAGCACGAGCGGCAGAAGCGATGTTGGGAGCGGCCTCATCCGGGGTCGAGGGGCCGCAGCGTCCTGGGCATCGCATGATCGCCAAAAGTCGGACTGA
- the VMA9 gene encoding H(+)-transporting V0 sector ATPase subunit e (COG:S~EggNog:ENOG503P6UN~TransMembrane:2 (o6-25i37-57o)) codes for MAQGYAVFIGLVVIAILCVASWFLAPKGENQVLWRSSLILSIVSCYLMWAITFLAQLHPLIVPKRSDLREQFLEH; via the exons ATGGCGCAAGG GTacgccgtcttcatcggcctcgtcgtcatcgccattCTGTGTGTCGCGTCTTGGTTCCTGGCGCCCAAGGGCGAGAATCAAGT ACTTTGGCGGTCGTCCCTGATTCTTTCCATCGTCAGCTGCTACCTCATGTGGGCCATCACCTTTCTCGCCCAGCTCCATCCTTTGATTGTACCGAAACGAAGCGACCTGCGAGAACAGTTCCTCGAGCACTAG
- the GVP36 gene encoding BAR domain-containing protein (COG:S~EggNog:ENOG503NXGA): protein MDFKGFGKNLSNFGAQFTPFASRTIQFTKEQFGQVEDKTQLPDEYLELEKRADALKQAHQKMFAVTSSYQNETYDYPPNIKETFQDLGRTVSEKVHLLSSATSTSEAQAALVAPPSAKPQPKTFSHAIARASLSSSQLLHQSHTGAGEDPLATALEKYALTMERVGEARLAQDSQIQSRFLAGWSTTLNTNLNFATRARKNVEKSRLSLDAVKAHAKGTTFKLGGHGAQAEGHEEQELSPEAQEEIEKAEDEFVTQTEEAVGVMKNVLDSPEPLRNLRELLAAQIEYHKKAYEVLSELAPVVDGLQSEQEVCPVPETFSFSWQLTGSALQASYRKSREEAS, encoded by the exons ATGGATTTCAAAGGCTTTGGCAAGAACCTCTC CAACTTTGGCGCGCAATTCACGCCTTTTGCGTCGCGCACCATTCAGTTCACCAAGGAGCAGTTTGGCCAGGTCGAAGACAAG ACCCAGCTCCCCGATGAATACTTGGAACTCGAGAAGCGGGCCGATGCCCTGAAGCAGGCTCATCAGAAGATGTTTGCCGTGAC CTCGTCGTACCAGAACGAGACCTACGACTACCCGCCCAACATCAAGGAGACGTTCCAGGACCTGGGCCGCACGGTCAGCGAAAAGGTCCACCTgctctcctcggcgacgtctacctccgaggcgcaggccgcTCTCGTCGCCCCTCCCTCGGCAAAGCCACAGCCCAAGACATTCAGCCATGCcatcgcccgcgccagctTGTCCAGCAGCCAGCTGCTGCATCAGAGCCACACTGGCGCCGGTGAAGACCCGCTCGCCACGGCTCTGGAGAAATATGCCCTGACCATGGAGCGTGTTGGCGAGGCCCGCCTTGCCCAGGACTCGCAGATTCAGAGTCGTTTCCTTGCCGGCTGGAGCACGACTCTCAACACCAACTTGAATTTCGCTACGCGTGCGAGAAAGAACGTCGAGAAGTCTAGACTGTCGCTGGACGCTGTCAAGGCACATGCAAAGGGTACTACTTTCAAGCTCGGCGGTCACGGTGCTCAGGCCGAGGGCcacgaggagcaggagctcagccccgaggcccaggaggagattgagaaggccgaggacgaaTTTGTCACTCAGACCGAGGAGGCAGTCGGGGTTATGAAGAAT GTCTTGGACTCCCCGGAGCCGCTTCGCAACCTtcgcgagctcctcgccgcgcagatTGAGTACCATAAGAAGGCCTACGAGGTCTTGAGTGAGCTCGCTCCAGTTGTAGATGGCCTCCAGTCCGAGCAAGAGGTTTGTCCCGTCCCTGAAACCTTTTCCTTTTCATGGCAACTAACAGGATCGGCTTTGCAGGCCAGCTACCGAAAGAGTCGTGAGGAGGCTTCCTAA
- a CDS encoding uncharacterized protein (COG:S~EggNog:ENOG503NWR1~TransMembrane:2 (i84-103o127-148i)) — translation MPICIECRHPVNTLWTQYSGAGDKSTGHNIRLTVCRKCGRFCDKYVEHDFVVLFIDLVLIKPQVYRHLLHNTLMRDGDRFDPSIIRLGVLLLLFDVYLTWARIEKQTIPDALPGESNLGKLAQQPIVLQYLFFLILCAISTMAFHLSIRFLTSSLLSPLNALGIMPRHARPNSVSTALLVSSSTKLFPILMVIWDYDVPAAARSLGWAVVANNIEALRILLDCKYYTACILAVAGASSRWAVGQLVLIAAGLGDVDSIGESSVAADGKALWAFIVYARKWAGRLAVG, via the exons ATGCCAATCTGCATCGAGTGCCGGCACCCCGTGAACACGCTATGGACTCAATACTCGGGTGCTGGTGACAAGTCGACGGGGCACAACATCCGGCTGACCGTGTGCCGCAAATGCGGCCGCTTCTGCGACAAGTATGTCGAGCACGACTTTGTGGTGCTCTtcatcgacctcgtcctgATTAAGCCCCAG GTCTACCGCCATCTTCTGCACAACACATTGATGCGCGATGGTGATCGCTTCGAC CCTTCCATCATCCGCCTCGGtgtcttgctgctgctcttcgaTGTCTACCTCACCTGGGCGCGCATTGAGAAGCAGACGATACCAGATGCGCTCCCCGGCGAAAGCAACCTGGGCaagctcgcccagcagcccatAGTGCTGCAGTATCTCTTCTTCT TGATCCTATGCGCCATCTCCACCATGGCCTTCCACCTCAGCATCCGCTTTCTGacgtcgtcgctgttgtcgCCTCTGAACGCCCTCGGCATCATGCCCCGGCATGCCCGCCCCAACTCCGTCTCCACGGCCTTACTCGTCTCCTCGTCTACGAAGCTGTTCCCAATCCTCATGGTGATATGGGACTacgacgtgcccgccgcggcccgcTCCCTGGGTTGGGCCGTCGTGGCCAACAACATCGAGGCTCTGCGCATCCTACTCGATTGCAAATATTATACCGCCTGCATCCTGGCAGTGGCAGGCGCGTCATCACGCTGGGCCGTGGGACAGCTGGTATtgatcgccgccggcctgggcgacgtcgactccATCGGCGAGAgcagcgtggcggccgaTGGTAAAGCACTGTGGGCGTTTATTGTATATGCCAGGAAATGGGCAGGACGGTTAGCCGTGGGCTGA
- the ARG2 gene encoding Amino-acid N-acetyltransferase (COG:H~EggNog:ENOG503NUKB~BUSCO:EOG09261BP0) produces MAWACLAGKAHCSRHGLSAATKARFVSDSSLPRYHHGFFSTHSGRPGTAAMAVTPPPARHISSPSAARARKLALDRDVIVSVLESSATRRDAKGYLQKYANKREAVTPTSRPSSPQFFQGPQPFQQLQGALSSQQGREQLAVDEELTKVAIVKLRKPQELPDDVVAGIAKTLSQLRALGLLAIVIIDCGTRQSRRTYEHQALRLCEAIDSSFGQPVARFAEGIFLRQSRNGPLQDTRASSPIFSGNVRVDDQGMLGRALRRNKIIVVPSVARPNELSSPRPTDAHSTLLALTKYLIGMQFAPSESLATEPHASRPSRTASVERVILLDPLGGIPMVGKSSVAHRFINLEQEYTTLMEQLNDAHGSSTGPGEQAMSRKLSHAENLVLAKDALSLLPSSSSALITTPLAAANIKQQPDPSSLQLDDMVATRNRRNPLLHNLLTDRPAFSPSLPLQRIKDESHGGLQTVDASAATLVKRGMPVTILPEPRSGPWRPPEPGSPRLRLTDTSVDLPRLVHLIEDSFGRKLDVQDYLRRVNENLAGIIIAGEYEGGAILTWERPEGLDEQQAFEQGRFVPYLDKFAVLKSRQGSAGVADIVFNAMVQDCFPEGVCWRSRKNNPVNKWYSERSAGVLQLPDSNWTMFWTTAGLSVEHPMFKDYKAVCRTVQPSWADDKHILD; encoded by the exons ATGGCCTGGGCTTGTCTGGCAGGCAAAGCACATTGCAGCCGCCACGGGCTGTCGGCTGCGACCAAGGCGAGATTTGTCTCCGACTCGTCCCTCCCTCGTTACCACCATGGCTTCTTTTCTACCCACAGCGGCCGCCCCGGCACAGCTGCGATggcggtgacgccgccgcctgcccgtcACATATCTTCACCCTCCGCCGCTCGTGCGAGGAAGCTCGCTCTGGATCGC GATGTCATCGTGTCCGTGCTTGAATCCTCAGCTACGCGTCGCGATGCCAAGGGCTACTTGCAGAAGTACGCCAACAAGAGGGAGGCCGTCACGCCAAcatcaaggccaagctcGCCCCAATTCTTTCAAGGTCCTCAGCCcttccagcagctgcagggGGCCTTGAGCTCTCAGCAGGGTCGAGAGCAGCTAGCCGTCGACGAAGAACTCACTAAAGTGGCTATCGTCAAGCTGCGCAAACCCCAGGAGCTGCCCGATGACGTCGTTGCCGGTATAGCAAAAACCCTCTCTCAGCTCCGCGCCCTAGGCCTTCTGGCAATTGTCATCATCGACTGCGGCACCCGTCAGAGTCGTAGGACGTATGAACACCAGGCGTTGCGTCTGTGCGAAGCCATCGACTCGAGCTTTGGCCAGCCAGTTGCTAGATTCGCCGAAGGGATATTCCTCAGGCAATCTCGAAACGGCCCTCTACAGGACACTCGCGCATCATCACCCATCTTCTCAGGCAATGTGCGTGTCGACGACCAGGGCATGCTGGGCCGGGCGCTGCGACGTAACAAGATCATCGTCGTGCCCTCGGTTGCGCGACCCAACGAGCTCTCGTCACCACGGCCGACGGACGCCCATAGtacgctgctggcgctgacCAAATATCTCATTGGAATGCAATTCGCACCAAGCGAGAGCCTTGCAACCGAACCCCATGCGTCACGGCCAAGCAGGACCGCATCCGTGGAGCGGGTGATATTATTGGACCCGCTTGGAGGCATTCCCATGGTTGGGAAATCAAGCGTTGCACACAGGTTCATCAATCTTGAGCAGGAGTACACCACGCTAATGGAACAACTGAATGATGCTCACGGCTCTTCCACCGGCCCCGGGGAGCAGGCGATGTCGCGCAAGCTTTCTCATGCTGAGAATCTCGTCCTGGCAAAGGATGCCCTCTCGTTGctaccgtcgtcgtcgtctgctcTCATTACCACGCCACTTGCTGCCGCAAATATAAAACAGCAGCCGGACCCCTCGTCTCTACAGCTGGACGAcatggtggcgacgaggaatCGGCGGAACCCGTTGTTGCACAACCTCCTTACAGACAGGCCAGCCTTCTCGCCATCTTTGCCGCTGCAGAGGATCAAGGACGAATCTCACGGCGGCCTTCAAACTGTTGATGCGAGCGCTGCAACGTTGGTCAAGCGCGGTATGCCCGTGACAATCCTGCCGGAACCTCGAAGCGGCCCGTGGAGGCCACCGGAGCCTGGCTCACCACGTCTACGATTGACAGATACAAGCGTCGATTTGCCCCGATTGGTGCATCTAATCGAGGATTCCTTTGGGCGCAAACTTGATGTCCAGGATTATCTCCGACGAGTCAACGAGAACCTAGCAGGCATCATCATTGCGGGGGAGTATGAAGGAGGGGCCATCCTGACGTGGGAGCGGCCAGAGGGTTTGGACGAGCAGCAAGCGTTTGAACAAGGCCGCTTTGTGCCTTACCTGGACAAGTTCGCCGTGCTCAAGAGCCGCCAAGGAAGCGCCGGCGTAGCTGACATCGTCTTCAACGCAATGGTGCAAGACTGCTTCCCAGAAGGCGTGTGTTGGAGGAGCCGCAAGAACAATCCAGTCAACAAGTGGTACTCGGAACGATCTGCGGGGGTTTTGCAACTTCCCGACTCCAACTGGACCATGTTCTGGACAACAGCAGGGTTGAGTGTCGAGCATCCCATGTTTAAGGACTACAAGGCGGTCTGTCGCACTGTGCAGCCATCGTGGGCTGACGACAAGCACATCCTAGACTAG
- the GVP36 gene encoding BAR domain-containing protein, variant 2 (COG:S~EggNog:ENOG503NXGA), whose product MFAVTSSYQNETYDYPPNIKETFQDLGRTVSEKVHLLSSATSTSEAQAALVAPPSAKPQPKTFSHAIARASLSSSQLLHQSHTGAGEDPLATALEKYALTMERVGEARLAQDSQIQSRFLAGWSTTLNTNLNFATRARKNVEKSRLSLDAVKAHAKGTTFKLGGHGAQAEGHEEQELSPEAQEEIEKAEDEFVTQTEEAVGVMKNVLDSPEPLRNLRELLAAQIEYHKKAYEVLSELAPVVDGLQSEQEASYRKSREEAS is encoded by the exons ATGTTTGCCGTGAC CTCGTCGTACCAGAACGAGACCTACGACTACCCGCCCAACATCAAGGAGACGTTCCAGGACCTGGGCCGCACGGTCAGCGAAAAGGTCCACCTgctctcctcggcgacgtctacctccgaggcgcaggccgcTCTCGTCGCCCCTCCCTCGGCAAAGCCACAGCCCAAGACATTCAGCCATGCcatcgcccgcgccagctTGTCCAGCAGCCAGCTGCTGCATCAGAGCCACACTGGCGCCGGTGAAGACCCGCTCGCCACGGCTCTGGAGAAATATGCCCTGACCATGGAGCGTGTTGGCGAGGCCCGCCTTGCCCAGGACTCGCAGATTCAGAGTCGTTTCCTTGCCGGCTGGAGCACGACTCTCAACACCAACTTGAATTTCGCTACGCGTGCGAGAAAGAACGTCGAGAAGTCTAGACTGTCGCTGGACGCTGTCAAGGCACATGCAAAGGGTACTACTTTCAAGCTCGGCGGTCACGGTGCTCAGGCCGAGGGCcacgaggagcaggagctcagccccgaggcccaggaggagattgagaaggccgaggacgaaTTTGTCACTCAGACCGAGGAGGCAGTCGGGGTTATGAAGAAT GTCTTGGACTCCCCGGAGCCGCTTCGCAACCTtcgcgagctcctcgccgcgcagatTGAGTACCATAAGAAGGCCTACGAGGTCTTGAGTGAGCTCGCTCCAGTTGTAGATGGCCTCCAGTCCGAGCAAGAG GCCAGCTACCGAAAGAGTCGTGAGGAGGCTTCCTAA